The following proteins are co-located in the uncultured Tolumonas sp. genome:
- a CDS encoding type IV pilin protein, whose product MKVPAGICLTDLVIAMVMILILSVITYPSYQSYLRVSHRSDAHIGLLKLAGMQEQFFLHAQQYTTLNNLHLVSGADSYLTEQGFYRITASVTPSSYLLTATAIGSQASDTECQTLTLAQDGSRDSTSHERCW is encoded by the coding sequence ATGAAAGTACCTGCAGGTATTTGCCTCACTGATCTGGTGATAGCTATGGTCATGATTCTGATCCTTAGTGTTATCACTTATCCATCATATCAGTCTTATTTGCGGGTTAGTCATCGTTCTGATGCTCATATCGGGTTGTTGAAACTGGCCGGCATGCAAGAACAATTCTTCCTGCATGCACAACAATATACAACGTTGAATAATCTTCATTTGGTTTCCGGCGCGGATAGTTACCTCACCGAACAGGGGTTTTACCGCATCACCGCTTCAGTCACTCCCTCTTCCTATCTACTAACCGCAACCGCCATCGGCTCACAAGCCAGTGACACGGAATGCCAGACATTAACATTGGCACAGGATGGTTCACGTGATAGCACCAGCCATGAACGTTGCTGGTGA